The Nodosilinea sp. PGN35 genome has a window encoding:
- a CDS encoding carbohydrate ABC transporter permease → MATNRSNRWWIPLLGWLVACLLFFPIFWMFITSFKTEVAAVATPPQLFFRPTLENYVAVQTRASYFNFALNSVVISLGATIVSLLLAIPAAYAMSFFPTKRTKGTLLWMLSTKMLPAVGVLVPIYILARETGLLDTRIGLIIIYTLINLPIVVWMIYSFFKEVPKEILEADRMDGASTYQELVHVLLPLALPGIFSTALLSIILSWNEAFWSLNLTTFDAAPLTAFIASFSSPQGLFWAKLSAASSMAIAPILIFGWVSQRQLVRGLTFGAVK, encoded by the coding sequence ATGGCAACTAATCGATCCAACCGCTGGTGGATTCCTCTGCTGGGCTGGCTGGTGGCCTGCCTGCTGTTCTTCCCAATTTTCTGGATGTTCATCACCAGCTTTAAGACCGAGGTGGCGGCGGTGGCGACCCCACCCCAGCTGTTCTTTCGGCCCACCCTGGAGAACTACGTGGCGGTGCAGACTCGGGCCTCGTACTTTAACTTTGCCTTAAACAGCGTGGTAATTTCCCTCGGGGCGACGATTGTGTCGCTGCTGCTGGCGATTCCGGCCGCCTACGCCATGTCGTTTTTCCCCACCAAGCGCACCAAGGGCACGCTGCTGTGGATGCTCTCGACCAAAATGCTGCCCGCCGTGGGCGTGCTGGTGCCAATCTACATTCTGGCGCGGGAGACGGGGCTGCTCGACACCCGCATCGGGTTAATCATCATTTACACCTTGATTAACCTGCCGATTGTGGTGTGGATGATCTACAGCTTCTTCAAAGAAGTGCCGAAGGAAATTCTCGAAGCCGATCGCATGGATGGCGCATCCACCTATCAGGAACTGGTGCATGTCTTGCTGCCCCTGGCCCTGCCGGGAATTTTTTCCACCGCCCTGCTCTCGATTATTTTGTCCTGGAATGAAGCCTTCTGGAGCCTCAATTTGACCACCTTTGATGCGGCTCCTTTGACGGCGTTTATTGCGTCATTTTCTAGCCCCCAGGGGTTGTTTTGGGCCAAGCTGTCGGCGGCTTCTAGCATGGCGATCGCCCCTATTCTCATCTTTGGCTGGGTTAGCCAGCGCCAGCTGGTGCGAGGTCTCACCTTTGGGGCCGTCAAGTAA
- a CDS encoding NAD(P)/FAD-dependent oxidoreductase yields the protein MENTAVETRPHRVVIVGGGFGGLYAAKALGKTKRVEITLIDKRNFHLFQPLLYQVATGKLSPGDISSPLRAILSRYRRVKVLMDTAIDIDPRQQQVKLNHTTLPYDTLIVATGVSHHYFGNDQWAEAAPGLKTLEDALEMRKRIFGAFEAAEKESDPERRRAWLTFVVVGGGPTGVELAGALAELAFHTLKDEFHDIDTTETRILLLEGLDRVLPPYPADLSAKAADSLAELGVTVRTQSLVTDIADDVVTVRQGDQTEQVRAKTILWAAGVKASAMGKVLAARAGAQLDRSGRVMVNPDLSLPEQPNIFVVGDLAHFAHQDNGADSSEKKPLPGVAPVAMQQGAYIARLVQRRLQGKTVPPFHYDDVGSLAVIGHHAAVVTMGQLKVWGFPAWLIWIFVHIYYLIEFDNKLLVMIQWLWNYFTRKGGARLITWEESRLDEPVAVEQELQPVPERTAGELKTPIIADS from the coding sequence ATGGAAAACACTGCCGTTGAAACCAGACCTCACCGGGTTGTCATCGTTGGCGGAGGGTTTGGCGGCCTCTACGCCGCTAAGGCGTTAGGAAAAACCAAGCGGGTTGAAATCACCCTCATAGACAAACGCAACTTTCATTTGTTTCAGCCGCTGCTCTATCAAGTAGCTACCGGAAAGCTGTCGCCCGGCGATATTTCTTCCCCCCTGCGGGCGATTCTTAGCCGCTATCGCCGCGTCAAAGTCCTGATGGATACGGCTATCGATATCGACCCCAGGCAGCAGCAGGTGAAGCTGAACCATACAACGCTGCCCTACGACACGCTGATTGTGGCCACGGGGGTCAGCCACCACTACTTTGGCAACGATCAGTGGGCCGAGGCCGCGCCGGGGCTCAAAACCCTGGAGGACGCTCTGGAGATGCGGAAACGAATTTTTGGGGCCTTTGAAGCCGCCGAAAAAGAGTCAGACCCAGAGCGGCGGCGGGCCTGGCTGACCTTTGTGGTGGTCGGCGGCGGGCCAACCGGCGTGGAGCTGGCCGGGGCCCTAGCCGAGCTGGCTTTTCACACCCTTAAAGACGAATTCCATGACATTGACACCACCGAAACCCGCATTTTGCTGTTAGAAGGGCTCGATCGCGTGCTGCCCCCCTACCCCGCTGACCTGTCGGCCAAGGCCGCCGACTCGCTGGCAGAGCTGGGCGTGACGGTGCGCACCCAGTCGCTGGTAACCGACATTGCCGACGATGTGGTGACGGTGCGCCAGGGCGATCAGACCGAGCAGGTGCGGGCCAAAACCATTCTCTGGGCCGCTGGAGTAAAGGCGTCGGCGATGGGCAAGGTGCTGGCCGCTCGGGCCGGTGCCCAGCTCGACCGATCGGGCCGGGTGATGGTGAATCCTGACCTCAGCCTGCCGGAGCAGCCCAATATTTTTGTGGTGGGCGACCTGGCCCACTTTGCCCACCAGGACAATGGTGCAGATTCCTCGGAGAAGAAGCCGCTGCCGGGCGTTGCCCCCGTGGCCATGCAGCAGGGGGCCTACATCGCCAGGCTAGTGCAGCGGCGGCTTCAGGGGAAAACGGTGCCCCCTTTCCACTACGACGATGTGGGCAGTCTGGCGGTGATTGGCCACCACGCGGCGGTGGTCACCATGGGGCAGTTGAAGGTGTGGGGCTTTCCGGCCTGGCTGATCTGGATTTTTGTGCACATCTACTACCTGATTGAGTTTGACAACAAGCTGTTGGTGATGATCCAGTGGCTTTGGAACTATTTCACCCGCAAGGGCGGGGCACGCCTGATCACCTGGGAGGAGAGCCGCCTGGATGAGCCGGTCGCTGTGGAGCAGGAACTTCAACCGGTGCCAGAACGCACCGCCGGAGAGTTAAAGACACCGATCATTGCAGACTCATAG
- a CDS encoding sugar ABC transporter substrate-binding protein codes for MRLFRRARMRARGLAAFLIGLLAVQLVNACTPGPQAEGQTRLTIATVNNGDMVVMQDLSRQFEADNPDIQLRWVMLEENILRQRTTTDVASQGGQFDVLTIGSYETPIWARRGWLRSLDGLPAEYDVDDLIDPIRTGLSYEDTLYAVPFYGESSMLYYRTDLFDEAGITVPANPTYEQVGEWASQIHDPANGVYGICLRGKPGWGENMAFLTTLVNTFGGRWFDMDWQPTIDSPEWQNAVSFYVNVMNQYGPPGASSNGFNENLALFSTGSCGMWIDATVAAGLLSNPEQSQVADRLGFARAPVESYPNGSNWLWSWALAIPATSQSPEAAERFVAWATSKEYVQLVADEYGWVAVPPGTRTSTYENPDYQAAAPFAATVLSAIESADITNPSPLPTPYQGVQYVDIPEFQAIGTQVGQRMASALANQVSVDRAIAQSQTVAERFMRHTGYIE; via the coding sequence ATGCGCCTATTTCGCCGCGCCCGAATGCGCGCCAGAGGGCTGGCGGCATTTCTCATTGGCCTTTTAGCAGTGCAGCTGGTCAATGCCTGTACCCCAGGTCCCCAGGCCGAGGGCCAAACTCGCCTCACCATTGCCACCGTCAACAACGGCGACATGGTGGTGATGCAAGACCTGTCGCGCCAGTTTGAAGCCGACAACCCCGACATTCAGCTGCGCTGGGTCATGCTGGAAGAAAACATTTTGCGCCAGCGCACCACCACCGATGTGGCCAGCCAAGGCGGTCAGTTCGATGTGTTGACCATTGGATCCTACGAAACGCCGATCTGGGCCAGGCGGGGCTGGCTGCGATCGCTCGACGGGCTGCCCGCCGAGTACGACGTGGACGACCTGATCGACCCGATCCGCACCGGGCTTTCCTACGAAGACACCCTCTACGCGGTGCCCTTCTACGGCGAAAGCTCGATGCTCTACTACCGCACCGACCTGTTTGACGAGGCAGGCATCACAGTGCCCGCCAACCCCACCTACGAGCAGGTGGGCGAATGGGCCAGCCAGATCCACGACCCGGCCAACGGCGTCTACGGCATTTGCCTGCGGGGCAAGCCGGGCTGGGGCGAGAACATGGCCTTTCTCACCACCCTGGTCAACACCTTTGGCGGCCGCTGGTTTGATATGGACTGGCAGCCCACCATCGACAGCCCCGAGTGGCAAAACGCGGTCAGTTTCTACGTCAACGTAATGAACCAGTACGGGCCGCCCGGAGCCAGCTCCAACGGCTTTAACGAAAATTTGGCCCTGTTCTCCACCGGCAGCTGCGGCATGTGGATCGACGCCACCGTCGCCGCCGGGCTGCTCTCTAACCCCGAGCAGTCGCAGGTGGCCGATCGCCTCGGCTTTGCCCGCGCCCCGGTCGAGTCGTACCCCAACGGCTCGAACTGGCTGTGGTCGTGGGCCCTGGCGATTCCGGCCACGTCGCAGTCGCCCGAGGCCGCCGAGCGCTTCGTCGCCTGGGCCACCTCCAAGGAGTACGTGCAGCTGGTGGCCGATGAGTACGGCTGGGTTGCCGTGCCCCCCGGCACCCGCACCTCCACCTACGAGAACCCCGACTACCAGGCCGCCGCCCCCTTCGCCGCCACCGTGCTGAGCGCCATTGAGTCAGCTGACATCACCAACCCGTCGCCGCTGCCCACCCCCTACCAGGGCGTGCAATACGTCGATATTCCTGAATTTCAGGCGATCGGCACCCAGGTCGGCCAGCGAATGGCCTCGGCCCTGGCCAATCAGGTCTCGGTCGATCGGGCGATCGCCCAGTCGCAGACCGTGGCTGAGCGGTTTATGCGGCACACGGGTTACATCGAGTAA
- a CDS encoding carbohydrate ABC transporter permease gives MTSSIATPAHSPPPARARSHRSIPARLLVAPSVILLVLWMVVPLAMAIWFAFQRYNLLIPDNREFVGFANFTYILTDPTLWISIGITMILVVSVLAITIGLGTVLAVLFNQEFFGRGVARVLAISPFFVMPTVSALIWKNMLMHPVNGLFAQITRGLGLGAIDWFADFPLLAIIIIVAWQWLPFALLILLTAIQSLDTDQMEAARMDGASAMQLFRFVVLPHLNRAIAVVAMIETIFFLTIFAEIFVTTGGGPGLATTNLAYYIYLKALLEFDVGGASAGGLIAVVLANIVAIFLMRSVARNLDT, from the coding sequence ATGACGTCCTCTATCGCAACCCCTGCCCATTCCCCGCCGCCTGCGCGGGCGCGATCGCACCGCTCAATTCCCGCCCGGCTGCTGGTAGCCCCTTCGGTGATTCTGCTCGTGCTCTGGATGGTGGTGCCGCTGGCGATGGCCATCTGGTTTGCCTTCCAGCGCTACAACCTGCTGATTCCCGACAATCGCGAGTTTGTTGGCTTTGCCAACTTTACCTACATCCTCACCGACCCCACCCTGTGGATTTCCATCGGCATCACAATGATTCTGGTGGTGTCGGTGCTGGCGATTACCATTGGCCTCGGCACCGTGCTGGCGGTGCTGTTTAACCAGGAGTTTTTCGGTCGCGGCGTGGCCCGGGTGCTGGCGATTTCGCCCTTTTTTGTCATGCCCACGGTCAGCGCCCTGATCTGGAAAAACATGCTGATGCACCCGGTCAATGGGCTATTTGCCCAGATCACGCGGGGGCTGGGCCTGGGGGCAATCGACTGGTTTGCCGACTTCCCACTGCTGGCGATCATCATCATTGTGGCCTGGCAGTGGCTGCCCTTTGCCCTGCTGATTTTGCTGACGGCGATTCAGTCCCTCGACACCGATCAGATGGAAGCGGCCCGCATGGATGGGGCCAGCGCCATGCAGCTGTTCCGCTTTGTGGTGCTGCCCCACCTCAACCGGGCGATCGCCGTGGTCGCCATGATCGAGACGATTTTCTTTCTCACCATCTTTGCCGAAATCTTCGTCACCACCGGGGGCGGCCCTGGCCTCGCCACCACCAACCTGGCCTACTACATCTACCTGAAAGCGCTGCTGGAATTTGACGTCGGTGGGGCCTCGGCGGGCGGTTTAATTGCCGTCGTGCTGGCCAACATCGTGGCGATCTTCCTGATGCGCAGTGTTGCTCGTAATTTGGACACCTGA
- a CDS encoding SDR family NAD(P)-dependent oxidoreductase, with the protein MSATATYAFMGKTILITGGAGEIGRATAHRFAANGAAVVLLDINETKLAEVAQGLKDYGNPVYTFCCDVTQSEAVAQAFARVIEQVGHLDYVFNNAGYQGAFATTDEYPEEDFQKVIDINVVGVFHILKAAARHLRATGGGAIVNMASHAGVDGPPNMLAYAASKFAVIGMTQTAAKDLAPHGIRVNALSPSLIGPGMMWTRQTELQAGVGSQYFDSSPKVVEQQMIDSVPLRRLGRLEEVASGVAFLMSDEASYITGFNLDITGGQ; encoded by the coding sequence ATGAGCGCGACGGCAACCTATGCCTTCATGGGCAAAACCATTCTGATTACTGGCGGGGCGGGGGAAATTGGTAGGGCCACCGCCCACAGATTTGCCGCCAACGGGGCTGCCGTTGTGTTGCTGGATATTAATGAAACTAAGCTTGCCGAAGTGGCCCAGGGGCTAAAGGACTACGGCAACCCGGTCTACACCTTTTGCTGTGATGTGACCCAGTCTGAAGCGGTGGCTCAGGCGTTTGCAAGGGTCATCGAGCAGGTGGGCCACCTCGACTACGTGTTCAACAATGCTGGCTACCAGGGCGCGTTTGCCACCACCGACGAGTACCCTGAAGAAGACTTCCAGAAGGTGATCGATATCAACGTGGTGGGCGTGTTTCACATTCTCAAGGCCGCTGCCCGGCACCTGAGGGCAACGGGCGGCGGGGCGATCGTCAATATGGCCAGCCACGCTGGGGTAGATGGGCCGCCCAACATGCTGGCCTACGCCGCCTCCAAATTCGCGGTGATTGGCATGACCCAAACCGCCGCCAAAGACCTGGCCCCCCACGGCATTCGCGTCAACGCCCTGTCGCCCTCGCTGATTGGCCCCGGCATGATGTGGACTCGCCAGACAGAATTGCAGGCGGGGGTCGGCTCCCAGTATTTTGACAGCAGCCCCAAAGTGGTGGAGCAGCAGATGATAGACTCAGTGCCGCTGCGCCGCCTAGGCCGTTTGGAGGAGGTGGCCAGCGGGGTGGCTTTCTTGATGAGCGATGAGGCCAGCTACATCACTGGCTTTAATCTCGACATCACCGGGGGACAGTAG
- the xylB gene encoding xylulokinase: MADVVIGLDLGTGGVRAIAVDLQGQVVAQTTQSYPLLTPHPGWTEQRPADWVNATLAALSTVADQLNGQSVLGLGLSGQMHGLVPLDGAGQVIRPAILWNDQRTGQAVAAIEAAVPRQELIQRTGNPAITGFQLPKLVWLRQEEPQAYEQVQRVLLPKDYLGYVLTGAAATEPSDASGIGCLNLASRQWDTDILTALDISPDLFPQVVESTATVGRLQSAIADRTGLPKGLPVVAGGGDNAAAAIGLGISERNLGRGSLSIGTSGVIFAPCDRPTPDPEGRVHLFCHADGGYHLLGVTLAAGGALRWYRDTFAPDIAFNDLMALAETSEPGARGVLFLPHLAGERSPYLDPDTRGAWVNLSLAHTQGDLIRAVLEGVAFSLRATLEVIQEIAPVNQLLATGGGVRSPLWFHLLADVLGTELVAPKAEEGAAYGAAILAMVGVGVYPSLAVAFEMLPEAIEAVQPQQHAAYEAAFERYTPLYESLKVVR, translated from the coding sequence TTGGCGGACGTAGTCATTGGTTTAGACCTGGGAACCGGCGGGGTGCGGGCGATCGCCGTCGATCTGCAAGGCCAGGTAGTCGCCCAAACCACCCAGAGTTACCCGCTGCTGACGCCCCACCCCGGCTGGACGGAGCAGCGTCCCGCTGACTGGGTGAATGCCACTCTGGCCGCTCTGAGCACCGTGGCAGACCAGCTCAACGGGCAGAGCGTGCTTGGCCTGGGGCTGTCGGGGCAGATGCACGGCCTGGTGCCCCTGGATGGGGCGGGCCAGGTGATTCGCCCCGCCATTCTCTGGAATGACCAGCGCACGGGCCAAGCGGTGGCGGCGATCGAGGCGGCGGTGCCCCGGCAGGAGCTAATACAGCGCACGGGCAACCCGGCGATTACAGGGTTTCAATTGCCCAAGCTGGTGTGGCTGCGGCAGGAGGAGCCGCAGGCCTACGAGCAGGTGCAGCGGGTGCTCTTGCCCAAGGACTATCTCGGCTACGTGCTCACGGGGGCAGCGGCGACCGAACCCTCCGACGCCTCGGGTATTGGCTGCCTGAACCTGGCCAGCCGCCAGTGGGATACCGACATTCTCACCGCTTTGGACATCAGCCCCGACCTGTTTCCCCAAGTAGTGGAATCGACGGCCACCGTTGGACGGCTACAGTCAGCGATCGCCGATCGCACCGGGCTGCCCAAGGGTTTACCCGTGGTCGCGGGCGGCGGCGATAACGCGGCGGCGGCGATCGGCCTGGGCATTTCAGAGCGCAATTTGGGCCGGGGCAGCCTCAGCATCGGCACCTCGGGGGTGATTTTTGCCCCCTGCGATCGCCCTACTCCCGACCCCGAGGGGCGCGTCCATCTGTTTTGCCATGCCGACGGCGGCTACCACCTGCTGGGGGTGACCCTGGCGGCGGGGGGTGCCCTGCGCTGGTACCGCGATACCTTTGCCCCCGACATTGCGTTTAATGACCTGATGGCCCTGGCCGAAACCTCTGAGCCGGGGGCGCGGGGCGTGCTGTTTTTACCCCACCTGGCCGGGGAGCGCAGCCCCTACCTCGACCCCGACACGCGGGGGGCCTGGGTGAATTTGTCGCTGGCCCACACCCAGGGCGACCTGATTCGCGCGGTGCTGGAGGGGGTGGCCTTTAGCCTGCGGGCGACCCTGGAGGTGATCCAGGAGATTGCGCCTGTGAACCAACTGTTGGCCACCGGGGGCGGGGTGCGATCGCCCCTCTGGTTTCACCTGCTGGCGGATGTGTTGGGCACCGAACTGGTGGCCCCCAAGGCAGAGGAGGGGGCAGCCTACGGCGCGGCGATTTTGGCGATGGTGGGGGTGGGGGTCTATCCATCGCTGGCGGTGGCATTTGAGATGCTGCCGGAGGCGATCGAGGCGGTGCAGCCCCAACAGCATGCGGCCTATGAGGCGGCGTTTGAGCGCTACACCCCACTCTACGAGTCGCTGAAGGTTGTCAGGTAA
- a CDS encoding intradiol ring-cleavage dioxygenase yields the protein MPRQYVSRTDGLSLKRRDALGFIGGSLMVSLLGCARRPSTSAEPSGTVAQPSTGAAGQPACTVRPQQTEGPFFVDDGLTRSDIRSDPATGTVKPGVPLTLQFQVSQVGANACVPLAGAMVDIWHCDATGAYSDVADRRANTLGQKFLRGAQVTHTDGTVGFTTIYPGWYPGRAVHIHFKIRGSTAANQGYEFTSQLYFDDALSDRIYAQAPYSTRGDRTTRNQNDGIFRSGGDQLMLPVTQNGEGYTGRFEIGLELA from the coding sequence ATGCCAAGACAATACGTATCCAGAACAGATGGTCTTAGCCTCAAGCGTCGAGACGCCCTGGGCTTCATCGGCGGCAGCCTGATGGTTTCGCTGCTGGGCTGTGCCCGCAGGCCCTCGACCTCGGCTGAACCCAGCGGCACCGTAGCCCAACCCTCGACCGGGGCGGCAGGGCAACCCGCCTGTACGGTGCGCCCCCAGCAGACCGAAGGCCCCTTTTTTGTCGATGACGGGTTGACTCGCTCCGATATTCGATCTGACCCGGCGACCGGCACGGTGAAACCGGGTGTTCCCCTAACGCTGCAATTTCAAGTTTCCCAGGTGGGTGCTAATGCCTGTGTGCCGCTGGCAGGGGCAATGGTGGATATCTGGCACTGTGATGCTACTGGAGCGTATTCAGACGTAGCCGATCGCAGAGCCAACACCCTAGGCCAGAAATTCCTGCGCGGTGCCCAAGTCACCCACACCGACGGCACGGTCGGGTTTACCACCATCTATCCCGGCTGGTATCCGGGTAGAGCCGTGCATATTCACTTCAAAATTCGCGGCAGTACTGCGGCCAATCAGGGCTATGAGTTTACCTCACAGCTCTACTTTGACGATGCTTTGAGCGATCGCATCTACGCCCAGGCCCCCTACAGCACCAGGGGCGATCGCACCACCCGCAACCAAAACGACGGCATTTTTCGTAGCGGTGGCGATCAGCTCATGCTGCCTGTAACCCAGAATGGGGAGGGCTACACCGGGCGTTTTGAGATTGGGCTGGAGCTGGCTTGA
- a CDS encoding carbohydrate kinase, with amino-acid sequence MTEPVICLGECLVDRLFEAGETPDATSKNGTDYPGGAPANVATAIAKLGTPTRLISALGQDDLGDWLIQTVEQQGVTCQVQRVADLPTRTVLVQRDATGDRTFIGFSAPDPAAFADAHLAPEWIDTVDFSGVRYLVMGTLGLAYPTTARAMAQARDKAQRAGAKIVIDLNWRPVFWPEVELAPPKIREFLNAANLLKLSREEALWLLDTDSAADIVHQFPQCEAVLLTDGGNGSTCATRQHSVSLPAFAVDSIDTTGAGDAFLAGILHQLCQQGWESLQSADTIEDILRYASAVGALTTLKPGAIAAQPTPQEVDAFLHQPKP; translated from the coding sequence ATGACCGAGCCTGTTATATGCCTGGGGGAATGCCTGGTCGATCGCCTGTTTGAGGCCGGAGAGACCCCCGACGCCACCTCAAAGAACGGCACCGATTACCCCGGCGGCGCGCCCGCCAACGTGGCCACCGCGATCGCCAAACTCGGCACCCCCACCCGCCTGATCAGCGCCCTGGGCCAGGACGATCTGGGCGACTGGCTGATTCAAACCGTGGAGCAGCAGGGGGTGACGTGTCAGGTGCAGCGGGTGGCCGATCTGCCCACCCGCACGGTGCTGGTGCAGCGGGACGCAACCGGCGATCGCACCTTCATCGGCTTTAGCGCCCCCGACCCCGCCGCCTTTGCCGACGCCCACCTGGCTCCTGAGTGGATCGATACCGTGGACTTCAGCGGGGTGAGGTATCTGGTGATGGGCACCCTGGGCCTGGCCTACCCCACCACCGCCCGCGCTATGGCGCAGGCGCGGGACAAAGCCCAGCGGGCGGGGGCCAAAATCGTGATCGATCTGAACTGGCGGCCCGTGTTTTGGCCTGAGGTGGAGTTGGCCCCGCCCAAAATCCGGGAATTCTTAAACGCCGCCAACCTGCTCAAGCTCTCCCGTGAAGAGGCCCTGTGGCTGCTCGATACCGACTCTGCCGCTGACATTGTTCACCAGTTTCCCCAGTGCGAGGCCGTGCTGCTCACCGACGGCGGCAACGGCAGCACCTGCGCCACGCGACAGCACAGCGTTTCGCTACCCGCCTTTGCCGTAGACAGCATTGACACCACAGGGGCCGGGGATGCGTTTCTGGCGGGAATTCTGCATCAGCTCTGCCAGCAAGGATGGGAGAGCCTGCAATCGGCTGACACCATTGAGGACATTCTGCGCTACGCCAGTGCTGTGGGGGCCTTGACAACGCTGAAGCCGGGGGCGATCGCCGCCCAGCCCACCCCCCAGGAGGTCGATGCCTTTTTGCACCAGCCTAAACCCTGA
- a CDS encoding type 1 glutamine amidotransferase domain-containing protein, which produces MAQALKNRRVAILATDGFEQVELTEPKQALEQAGAQVHVVAPQGDSIQGWNHYEKGDQVPVDRLLDQVNPSDYDALVLPGGVINPDQLRTNQQAVQFIKAFFRASKPVAAICHGPWTLVEADVVRGRTVTSWPSLKTDLSNAGANWVDQEVVVDQGLVTSRNPNDLPAFNSKIVEEFCEGKHLAQAQSA; this is translated from the coding sequence ATGGCTCAAGCACTTAAAAACCGTAGGGTAGCAATCTTAGCCACCGACGGGTTTGAGCAAGTTGAGTTAACCGAGCCCAAGCAGGCTCTAGAACAGGCCGGTGCCCAAGTGCACGTTGTCGCTCCCCAGGGGGACTCCATTCAGGGGTGGAACCACTACGAAAAAGGCGACCAAGTGCCGGTCGATCGCCTTCTAGATCAGGTCAACCCCAGCGATTACGACGCGCTGGTGCTACCCGGTGGAGTGATCAACCCTGACCAGCTCAGAACCAATCAGCAAGCCGTTCAGTTTATCAAAGCATTCTTTCGGGCCAGCAAACCCGTCGCCGCCATCTGCCACGGCCCCTGGACTCTGGTCGAAGCCGATGTGGTCAGAGGCCGCACCGTCACCTCCTGGCCCTCCCTCAAAACCGACCTCAGCAATGCCGGTGCCAACTGGGTTGACCAGGAAGTCGTCGTCGATCAGGGGCTAGTCACCAGCCGCAACCCCAACGATCTACCCGCCTTCAACAGCAAGATCGTAGAGGAATTTTGCGAGGGCAAGCACCTAGCCCAGGCCCAGTCTGCTTAA
- a CDS encoding sugar-binding transcriptional regulator, whose translation MGDIYGEKRDGRRPAQQGHRKLDQAAHAAWLYYIAGNTQEEIACKLNVSRQAAQRLVALAVSEKLIKFRLDHPLSHCIALAEALRDRFGLSLCEVVPDPAVGGDPYNGLGVCAATHLETYLVAKSPSILAFSSGRTLRAMVDQIPSMDQPQHKIVSIVGNMSHYGLAGRHEVVMHLSDRVGSQTYPVPTPAVATSVEERDLLQTQRSFLAVKALAEQAKVTFVGISHIAWNAPLHEDGFINDAELTELIELGAVGEIAGWAFDAQGMLLPAGTNSRVAGVPLEQPAQHLVIGVAGGLRKTEAIFAALQGQLISGLITDETVATAILAK comes from the coding sequence ATGGGAGATATATATGGAGAAAAGCGCGATGGTCGGAGACCGGCCCAGCAGGGCCATCGCAAACTCGACCAGGCGGCCCACGCCGCCTGGCTGTACTACATTGCCGGCAACACCCAGGAAGAGATCGCCTGCAAGCTCAATGTGTCACGACAGGCGGCCCAGCGCTTGGTGGCCCTGGCGGTCAGCGAAAAGCTGATTAAATTTCGCCTCGACCATCCCCTCAGCCACTGCATTGCCCTGGCCGAGGCCCTGCGCGATCGCTTTGGTCTGTCCCTATGTGAAGTTGTCCCCGACCCCGCCGTGGGCGGCGACCCCTACAACGGTCTGGGGGTCTGCGCTGCCACCCACCTCGAAACCTACCTGGTGGCAAAATCGCCCTCCATTCTGGCCTTTAGCTCGGGCCGCACCCTGCGGGCCATGGTCGATCAGATTCCCTCGATGGATCAGCCCCAGCACAAGATTGTCTCGATTGTGGGCAACATGTCGCACTACGGGCTGGCCGGTCGCCACGAGGTGGTCATGCACCTGTCTGACCGGGTGGGCTCGCAGACCTACCCGGTGCCCACCCCAGCGGTGGCCACCAGCGTAGAAGAGCGCGACCTGCTGCAAACCCAGCGATCGTTTCTGGCCGTCAAAGCCCTGGCCGAGCAGGCCAAGGTCACCTTCGTCGGCATCAGCCACATCGCCTGGAATGCGCCCCTCCACGAGGACGGCTTTATCAACGACGCCGAACTGACCGAGCTGATCGAGCTGGGGGCGGTGGGCGAAATTGCCGGTTGGGCCTTCGACGCCCAGGGCATGCTGCTGCCAGCGGGCACCAACAGCCGCGTGGCTGGCGTGCCCCTAGAGCAACCGGCCCAGCACCTGGTAATTGGTGTGGCTGGAGGGCTGCGTAAAACCGAAGCTATTTTCGCCGCCCTCCAGGGACAGCTAATCAGCGGGCTGATTACCGATGAAACGGTGGCCACGGCAATCTTGGCGAAATGA